Genomic DNA from Eptesicus fuscus isolate TK198812 chromosome 18, DD_ASM_mEF_20220401, whole genome shotgun sequence:
CAAACCCATGCTCTGTCTGGGTAGAGAGTGAGGCTCAGCTGGGGTGCCTGTGAGCAGAGAGTAGTGAGCAGTGGCCTTCCACTTTTCCATGTTTCCCCAAGGGCGGCTCTCATGGTCTCACCACTCCAGGCTCCATCTTGACCTCGTGGCTCTCTGCAGTTTGACTTCCATCTCACAAATGCCCCTCATGTCCATTTCTGGCTCAGGAAGATTCTCAAGCAGAGGGTGACCTGAGTCCACACCCAGGGAGGGCTGAGGAAAGCCCCGCCCGGGGTTTCCCATCTGGGACCCAACCACTTCTAGGCAAAGACAGTTTCTGTCCTGAGCTCCGACTGCTGGCTGCCTGCTGACTCCTGTGACCCCCATGTCGTCATAGTGCGTAGCCTGGTCCTCATGTCTGTGTGCCCGAGCCCCACATGTGTTCGCAGGATCATCAGCCTGCACGTCTGTGAGCTGCCTTTCATCACTGGCTTTCCTGAGTGGGCCCCAGCTTTGTTTTGGAAGGACATCTCCGCACGGCAGACCTCAAATGGGATTTGTCCATTTGTTACCTGATGCAGGGACACTCCTAGGCTTTTGTACAAAGCTATTTCCTGTGGCTAAGTCTTGGTGACTCAGCAGACAGGAGCGTCTGGTCCAACAGGCCATCATACTATAGTAGACGGGGTCGGCCCAAGGGAGGTGTCATTTGTGGTGGGCACATCAGTCAGCCTGGTTTCCTCAGCCTCTACCCCACATTCTGGGGTGAAGTTGCTCCCATGTACAGCCATCACCTTCATACTGAGATCTCCAGTGGGAAATCAAGaaataaaggcaaagaaaaaaaaaaaagaaaaagaaataaaggcagtTCCTTTCTCTGCTGTGGCTCTGTCTTCCCTGGGGGTTTGGAAAGTGTCCAACATTGCCGGGTGGAATGAGGGGTCTGAGTTCAACTCTTCTTTCAAGACTGcagagggttttatttttattttatttatttttaaaatatatatatattttattgattttttacagagaggaagggagagggatagagagttagaaacatcgatgagagagaaacatcgatcagctgcctcctgcacacctcctactggggatgtgcccacaaccaaggtacatgcccttgaccggaatcgaacccgggacctttcagtccgcaggccgacactttatccactgagccaaaccggttagggctgcagaGGGTTTTAGAGGTTAGAAGCAGTCCTTCTCCCTCAGGGACAAGGGAGGAAACTGGGTTGCAGAGATCACAAAGCCCAGTCTTGCTAGCCCAGCCAAACCCAGCCTTGTATTAGGACCTTGTTTCAGATAGTGGAGATCCAATACTGCCTTGGGCCTGGCTGAGAGGATTCCTGCCCTGGTTCTCACATTTGGAGGGCACTAGTATgtttaattatcctatataataaagcctaatatgcaaatcgactgaccaGCAGAACAAtgggcagaacgactggtcgctataatgtgtactgaccaccagggggcagacactcaatgcaggagctgcccccagcggtggtgccagggggcagggctggcaagtgggcggcaccaggccagccaaggtggatgccagcaggggcctcccgattgccccaccagtcgccctgcagattggccctgatcaccagccaggcctagggaccctacccgtgcatgaatttcatgcactaggcctctagtcctacataatgtgcttaacttctctgagtctgttttctcATCAACAGGCTGGGAATAAtagtttctgattcagcaggtctgggtggggcctgagaatttacatttctaactaGGTCCCAGAGGATGCTGATGGACCAGGGACCACATTTTAAGAGCCACTGCTCTAGGGATATGGCTCATCTGAGAACACCTGCAGAGTAGGCCAAAAACATAGGGAGGAAAGGTGAGGACTTTTGAGTGGGTGGCTTTTTAATACTCTTCCAttaaagggggtgggggttggggtgtcTATGTCTCTCTTGAATCTAGGTGGGCTTTTGACTGCTCTGACATATAGAATACTGTGGAGATGATGCTGTGTGAATTCCCAAGCTAGGTCATAAAAGGCCATACAGCTTCTCAGAACACTCAGGAAGGCAGCATCATGTCGACTATCCTGAGACTGCCCTGCTAGACAGCCATGCAAGCCCCTTTGGATGATGGTCTTAAATGAGTCTGCTTCCAGCCATCCCCACCATGTGCCAGACATGTGAGTAAAACCAGTCTGGACTCTCCAGTCCTGCCCATCTGCCAACTGAATACCACGGAGTGACCTCAATTGAAGCCACAGAGCAGAACTGCCCAGCCAAGTTCTGTCCTTATTACTAACCAACAAATTACATGAGataaaatggttgttgttttaagccactaagttttaggGTAGTTTGTTACTTAGCCATAGATAACCACAGTATTGCTCTAGGTTAGAAAGGGGAGAGAACTACATGCAAGGAAGTGCCAAAGAGAAGCCGCTGACTTGGGTTTGGCGCCCTCTGCAGGAGCCATGAATAGAAATGTCTTACCACCCACTGGGACTTTTATCTGGTGAGAAAAGCCAGAGCTAGGAGGGGCCTCCTTAGTGATATGACCCAGAGCTAGGAGGGACCTCCTTAGTGATATGTGGACAGCGCACTCCAACCATGATGGAGGTGTGGGGTATGTGGAGGTAGTACATTGATTGTCCCAGTGTTCATACACCCCTGTATCAATACCTTTCCAGTGTACTCTGCAACTCCTCCAACTGGAGTGTGCTTTCCCACCCCTTGATTCTGAACTTGGCCCGtcacttgctttggccaatgacaTGTCAATAATTGTGACAATGGCAGTTTCTTCTCACTCTAGCACCTCTACCTTTGCCATGACAACATGCCCAAGCTAGGATGCTAGAGGACAAGACACATGGAGCCAACCAGCCCAAGTTGTGCCAGTTGTGCTGGTCAAGGCCATCCTAGATCAGCTGAACCTGTCAACTGCCACAAGGAGGTACCCAAGCAAGACCAAAACTGTCCAGCCACCCAGTTTAAATCGCCAATCCAGACTCGTGagcaaaataaatgcatattattttaagccactgagtttggggTTTGTCATTATAGTGACAACAGTTAAAAGAGCATTAAACTCTTAGGTGATGAATGTACACCCCCACTTCCCCACTGAGACCTGGCTCAAGTCTAACTCCTATTTCCACCTGAGGAAATGGGAGCCATTTGCAGAATAAGCAGCAAAGGATTCCTGGCCTAGATCTCTTGACATGTAATTATATTTCATctaaatttattgagcacccattaGGTGCAAGACACCACAGAATTAAAAAGGAATATGGTCATGGCCCACCAAGGAGTTGCAGTCTATCAGGGAAGCCAAGACCACAAGATAGATGTGGGCACTGTTGGTAACAAATGTGGAATagaagcaggaggcagggtcCCTTCCAGCTATCGAGTGTCAATTCCAGGGAGGAGTGTGGTGAGCTAATACTAGGATATGCCTAGGGATTCAGTTGCAGTTGCACCCTTGCATGGTTCTCAGACCCAAAACTAAGTCTGCCTTTCCAGACCAAGTGAAATGACCTCAAATGCCATGTGGCTTACTAAAGTCATCCTTTAGTTCTGAACTTACCTTTTAAAACTGAGGTGTACGTCCTAATAAGCATAACACCAAACTAAGGAATCAATTTAGATAATCAGGGTTAAGCACAAAGGATTCTTAAAAGAATCGTACATTTTGCATAATttctagtatgaaaataaaacGCACAAGAAGCGTATTGCTGACcttcatttttacttaaatatagTGATCTTTTAAGAGAATAAACAACAAAACTTTACACagcaaatattttacataaatgtaaaCATGCACATCTACTTCAtaattaagcaaaataaacttttaagcacaaaattttaaaaacattaaagaatgAGATAACGAACCcaagacagaaataaaaggagcaacaaaaacacacatttcaTAAAGCTTCAATTGGTCTTGTCTTCCAACCTACTGGTTAAGGCCTGAGTTTCAGAAATCCTACCTTCCTTGCCAAATGGAAACATCCAATTTGGCTGTACTTAATATATATCCACATAACATAGTATTACTCtttcaaaataatgtaataaatacatcacacatacacacacccacgcATATCCTACTTAACCAGCCTCTTGAATAGGGAAGTAAGGATTTTGGAATTTTCAAGTTTTCCCACTACTGAAGCACATACATATAATACCACACATAGAATGATCCTGTTACAGAAATAAAATGGTTAATGAGTGGCATCATTACAAATCTCTAGTTTCTCTGTATTAACTTTTTCCAAATCATGTCTTTACTGTGGCTCCTCGGATAATTCGAACTTAAGTCTTTACACCTTGCCTAATGACCCACAGTACGGTAGACACAGAACAAAAAGGTAATTTTAACAATTCAGTTAGAAacttcaaaatgatgaaaatcaGCATGGATACTTTTCAGCTTTCTCCAGATGCCTGGAATGTTTTCTCTATGTCTACCTTTTCTATTCTACTTGTTggttctctctgcctcctccccaccagctGTAAGCATCTGAATGTGTCTATGCCTGTGGACATCGCAGAGGATGGAGATGAGAATGACGGTCCCTGCCTTTAAGTACGGAGTTCACACTAACCAAAGCTTGAGCAAGGAAGTCAGTATGGACACAGCACTCCAGCTGGTTGAAAAGAACAGAGGAAAGGTCCATGAAATGGTACCTGTAGGAGATGGCACCTCAGGAGTCAGgtttggggaagaggagagactgagaaggcacagaggcaggaagaacaaGACCAGTTTGCCTGGCATGAAGGTAATCATGAGTAGTCTGTAAGGCCAAATTCTTGATTTCCAAAAACAAGATTCTTTACTGTGGTGGGCAAAgctggagggcgggggagggaatcACCGAGGGCTTTGTGCAGAGAACCAAACTGGAGCTAGGCTAGAGGATGACCATGCCTGTCGGGACAATGGGTAACAGGAGAGCCTGAAGCTCAGAGAGCTTGACTCGCCAACCCAAGTGCCACATGCAACCATTTCCTATAGAACAAACATCTTTATCTGACATGCCCAAACCACAGTCTGTCTATGTATGTgaagatttggggggggggggggggagagaaagaggcttaaatagatatttttagttAAAGTTCCTGAAACCTGCCCCAGCTTAAGCAAGTCAAGAGCAGTGAAACATTCCTACATCCAGTAACAATTCATGTCTCCCAACCATGACCTTCACCCTCCCTGAGCTGTCATtactaaggaaataaaaaacaattaccaATTCATTATAAATAAGTTCCTACATGCCATTAAATCCACTGACACCTCCTGATGGGCTGAGAACCCATCACAGGGTACGAGTGTGGACCTATTACCTACACTTGGTAGAATGGTATGAGCGTGCTGTTGGAAGTGACTGCTGGTCCACATCTCCAGCTCACTGGGATCACTATGCAGTTAAAACAGGTGACTCCATAAGGCTCAACTCTAACCAAGGCCACCACCTTGGATCATCTAATTCCCTTCTAGGTCAAGATTGTTTCCCTCCACTAGCTTGGGAAGGAGAGGCCATCTGAGTGGAGGGATCCCAGGAAGGAAAATCATATTTAATATTACTGATACCCGCTAAACCAAAGTAGATGGAAATTTCTCCGGACATATTCATTCAATTTACAGAAATGGGACACTGCAAACTAATTATGGGACAATTTATCACGCATTCACTCAATATGAAACATTTACTAGTGACCAGTTTGCTGCAACAACAGATTCACTTGGAAACTGCACACTGCAGAAGGCAACCTGTGACTTTCTTCTACCTGTATATAAAAACTACAAATCAGTCTGGCAATCAGGCACAAACAGTGGTAACAAAAGCATGAACAGAAACACCTTATCAAAAGAATGTGCTCATTTCATATTGCAGAACTCCTATTTAGATTCTGGTTTCTGAAAACCTGCTACTGGTTCATTTGTTTAGAAAGGTTTCCTCACTACACCTCTCTTCTACTCCTACCTCCCCCACTACAATCCACTGAATGAGGAACACTTAACATGGGCCTACTCAGAAGTAAAAGCCCCAAATTAACTGCGTCATGTGTCGGTATAGTGGCTGCTGGCTTAATCTGCTAACTCAGCCTCCTGCATTTAGGGACTGTCTGGATCTGAATTTGAGCTAGAAGTATACAACACGTTTGTCCTTTGGAACCCACTACAAGTTCCTATGTATATCTCTAAGTCTCATGTATGAGACTCTCTGATTCTAACAAATGAGACTCAGGGAGGGAACAGTGGGAAAAGCCTGGACTGGGGGCAGGAGGCTAAAGCAGCTGAGTGCTTccctttccttatttgtaaatgaGGGGGTTGAACTGCCAGGACTCCAGGGTCTGGCCCAGCTGACACTTGAGGACTCCACCTTGAAGTCCGTTTCTTCACAGGCTTGCTAGGCTGTCACACAAAACTTCCTTACCACTTTTCCACCATTTCAAGTGATTTTAACATACTTCTATGGGCAGTCTGAGGTTTCCCCCTCTCTCCTATCCCTCAAAGACTGTTTCTCATTTCATTGGTATAAACCACTTGGCCAAACTGGTGGCTGCCATGGTTTAAAACAGAATCACTGGCCTGGTGAAGATATGACCTTTGAGTAACCTAGACCAGGGCATATTTGCCTGTTTTTCATTGCCAATGTTAAccaaatagaaatataattgttAGTTCTTCTATAGATCTACTTAAACTTTGAAACATGAGATTGTTCAAATAATTACACAAGAAAGTCACCCATCACCGTTAAGTTAAAGTCTTGAATATCTGAGAGCTTTAGAGCCTCGAATTCCTACTACAGTCACTGATCCACAGCATTTTTCTCTTGTCAATGGATTCCATGCAAAAGTAGCCCGGTCTTGCAGTATAtttgtgcaccaaaaagttgatTTAGAAAGATTCAGCTCTAGTCATCACTGTCACTCCCAGATTCACTCAACTGCAAGTCATTtcctataaaaagaaaacagaatcaaaCCAAaagtacataatttaaaaatgactttccCACAATTCTTTGGTTGACTGCCTTTGCTATCCCACTACAGCAAAGCAAAGCCAAATTCGATTTAGCTCAGTGACAAAACAGGTGCAGTCAACATTTTGAAAGAGATGTTATTTGTGGTATCTGCAAAATAATTCTGCTTACTGAGATAACAGGGGAGGAGTAGGCTAGACATAGGCttttaaatgtgttaataaatagtAAGAAAATGTTGTATTTCTAAATAACTGACTCACTGTCTAGAATTTTTCACATTAAGTTGCTTTATAAAAGCTAATAGCAAGTTAGGTTTCCCACTAAGGAAGTGGGACACTTTTTATACCTATAACATGCTAATCCAGTTCCCCTCTGGTACACCTCTGTCCAGGATATTCATGTTCCTTTAAACCTGAAACCTTAACTAATGAGTGTTGTAAAGCCTCATATTTGTGTTTGGTGTGCAGAATTTAGATTTATATAAGCACTCAACATTTCCATCTAATAAGAGAATAACAGGTGCCCAGTTGATACTGATTGGATTACAACAAAAGTGAACTTCTATGTTTCTGGACTGCTAATCTTTAAGCCATCTCTCCTCCAAGTTTGTTCTGAGGACCGTGGTCCTTCTTTTTCTAACTACACACCTAAGGTCAGATTTTTTTCACATACTTCAATCTACACAACTAATGGCAACTaagtggatgcagccatctttcTACtaagacattaaagagatttgcaataattttttaaatatatttttattgatttcagagaggaagggagagggagagatagaaacatcaatgatcagagagaatcattgattggctgcctcctactggggattgaacccacaacccgggcatgtgcccttgaccagaatcaaacccacgaccctttagtcctcaggcaaatggtctatccactgagccaaatcgtcTAGGGCAGATTtgcaaaattttaaagcaatgttACCttcttactaaatatttttttatttagtactTCTTTTTTTACTATTTGATAATTTATTCCTTTCTGTTCCAAATTATCTTTGTCAGGATCCTTTCTTATACCTTAAATATCTCCAGGATTACAGATTCTGACCTAAGATAAACAGAAGCTGCATCTCTGGCCTGACATGCCACCTTCCCAGCCAGAAAAGGGAAAGCACACTTACTGAGGGTGTTCATGAGCTGGTTGCTCCCCTGTGGCCGGCTGGTTCCGTTGACAAGGGCCGGCCTGCTGTTGTAGGGCTGCTGGTGtgcaggctggggaggagaggtAGGGCCGTTGTCCTCGCCTCCGCTGCTGGAGCTGTCGTCATCGCTCCCCGAGGAGCTCTCAGAGTCTGAggagctgctcccactgctgctgctcatCTGCTCAATAATGTCCACTTCAGCCCTCAGCTCTAGAATAAAACGGCACAAGTGGTCAACACAACCACCATTCTTAAGGCAGCACATTGAGTCTTCTGTAAATAGTAAACCGGCAAAACCAACAGCAATGAGGAGTAACTTAAACGAACTCCTGCATCTCAATTccttaaaaatgtacaaaatgatcTAAACAAAAATACTTAACCTGGCTTCAGAGAGACAATGGAAACATTAAATTCACCCCAAATAACCAAAAAGCAAACTGCTTCAGGATGATGACTGTTCTATTTTGTCTTTAtctactaagaaaaaaaattgtgaattatttaattaaacaCCAAATAAgagcctcctgtacaccccttatGCTAAgggattgaaaaatatttaactagGAATTGGAAGGTCTGAGTGCTTGTTTTGGATCTAACCAGCAGGGAGACCCAAGTGGAAGCCAATGAATTTTCCAAGAGACTCTGGAAAAATGCAGGGCCAGAACAGACAAGATCTGGGGTGATTTCCAGTTTTCATGTCCCACGAATAAATGGAAGCTTGCAGGAGGAACCACGGTGACTGAAGACACATGGTGGAacattcctcctctgccctctttCTGTATTTGACTGGCAGTCCTGCCTGTCAGGTACTGCATTTTTTACAGATGTAAAGCAGGGAAGGAAAAACATGTTTTACCCAACATGTCAATGTCCCTGAATATATTAAGGATATATAATAGATTTTCCTGTCCAAACATACCATGTGGCCTTTAATGGCTATGGTTCCTTTAAGAATAACTGGGAACAATTCCTGTTCAACTAAAGTGAAAACTTCCATAAATGACATTCCAATAttcatgaggggaaaaaaatcaagtggCTTAACAACTGTGCACCATGCAAAGACTGATTTTGTTTTGCTAAAAGAGAGCTCCTCTATAAGGTGGAAAAGGCAAGCCTCCAAGGACAACTCTATCTTTCCCTGTTCACTACTGTTATCTATTTAATTTAGTTTCATAAAATATCCCACTTACTCTCATAACTTCCCAGGAGTCTGAACAACTAATAGGATCCATTGCATAGAAGAGAAAGCAAGGTAAGCAAGCTTCTTTCTCGGGTATGTAATGGAGAGCGCCTCACCAGACCCCTAAGTCTTTTTAGGCCACTGTCCATTTCCAAGGTCCTCATGGCACTTGCATATGTAAAACTGATTTTAGTAGAAAGTATTGGTCACGGTAATTTTAATGTCCTTCTAAGCTAGATACTATACTAACACGGGCACACCTTGTTTTCACCCCTAGCACCTTGGAATTTTCTTCTTCTAAAGCCTTGAAGGTGTGCCATAGGTCCTTTGCTTGTTTAAATCCTGGGCCTCGCAGCAGAATGCTGCGAAGACAGCCGCAACTCAAGTCTCTCTGCCTGGACGCCCCCTGTCAAATAAGGTGAGAAAGCCCCCACCCTCATCACTCTGGAATAGTGAACTCTATCAATGGCAGAGAATGCCCACGCCATCATGTCAATACGGCAGCCTGTGCTCTCCACAGAAACATCACCATACTACTCCAAGTTGCTACTGTGCCTCCAAAAAAATGCCCTCTACCTCTTTTGATGTCATCCAGCTGAGGTTCAGGTGAAGGGTTATCTTTCAAGGGAGAAGTTTTGGGTCCAACTGGAGGCTTTGTTGGAGCTCTGAATGGCATAGGTGGTGGGGGCGGTGGCGGCTGTGATGGCTGTGGGGGGCGAGTGGGCTGCTGTTCCATTCGGGCTTGGATTTTACTGCTCCCCTCAGCCCTGAAATTAGATACAGACATTAAATCAGAGGGACAAAGCCAGGGGTTCTCAAATTTGTCCAGGTGGCTGACCACCTAGAAGTCTCTACAGAATTCCATGCTTTTTAGATTGCTGCAAAATATTGCTGTTTATAATTTTATCACATGAACTAATCATTCAAAAACCATCTATTGTATTCTAGTACTGCATTATGCACCAGACATAGAGATGAATACAATAGACCCACTACCCTCAAGGAATTCACGTTTTATAGCAAGCAGATAAAACAGATATGAAACTACAATGTGATTGTAAgaacccatttttttaaatgcattttttattgatttcagagataaagggagagggagagagagatagaaacatcaattatgagagagaaacactgattggatgcatcctgcacgccccctactggggatcaagcccacaacctgggcatatgcccttgaccagaattgaacccgggacccttcagtctgcaggccaacactatccactaagccaaaccagctagggcaagaacccatctatatatataaaaccctaatatgcaaatagaccaaacagcagaacaaccaaacaaatggtcactatgacatgtgctgaccatcagggggcatgtgcagaacatggcaggcgtcagcagcaggcaagcaggggtgccagaccaatgtggggcaccggtcgctgtcatcggggtgagcctctgatggttactaaaaattctttgctctcgcgTGCCACGGtcctggcgcttgcacctgctgcctgcaccagccctgttcacacccgctgctggcacccagtgccggccccgattgcttggtgccgtcagcgggtgcgagtggcagctgctggccctggtcacctctgagggcttcttcacctccccctgctcctgaggggcgatcggggcagcagctggtgcttgcacctgctgaaagcaccggccccaatcgctctgcgccatcagcgcttgggagcagtggcagcatgagtggggctgctggctgacgggactgggggccacagcgggaggggcaggggcacagaggatgggccgagacccgcccctgtgcccactgcagcctcgtggcccacagttcctttcaaggtgcacaaatttgtgcactgggcccctagttttaataGAAAACATAACTGTTTGATTTGTAAACACTATAAAGTGATAATCATAAGTGTATGAGTTATTAAATAAAACTAGCTcttgaaatatttgcaaatttttcCAGTATCTATGTACTGCTTACTCATTTTGTCACCTACCAACTCTAGCTGGCAGACAAGCTAAGTATTCCACCCCAAACTGAGAAAATTCTGTCCATTAACAATTTCTTTTGTAAATGGACTAGCCTAGCACTTTTCAAACTTTAGTGTGCACGCAACCATCTAGGGGTCTCACTGAAACGTTGATTCTTACTTATCAGGTCCTGAAATTCTGCACTTTCAGCGAGTATCCAAGTGACAAATGCTGCTAGTCCTCAGATGACACTGAATAGTGAGAGAAATGCTCACAACCACATTGGAGGAGTAACAGCGACACCTGGTTCGTGGAGGCAATTAGTACACATACACTGAGCAGCTCTGCAGCACAGTGCACCAGCCTCAGGTAATTCAATCTCACTTATCCTCGGTCTCTTCGTCTGTGTGTATGTGGTTTTTAAGGATAATAACACCTTTCTAACAATTACTTACAGAGGAAAAAAGATAATGCCATAAATTAACTAGCATAGTTCGCGGCATGCAATAACCCCTTAATAAATGGCAGCTACTCTTTATTATTTGTGAAAcaagtaaagaaaatgaatgttttcaCACTAATAAAGAACATCTATTATTCAATTATCCtttcataattataaatatataaatttaagtttTAGCCCTTAAGTGGTACTGTTTCAAAAATCATGAGATTAATAAAATCAACTTATAAAATATACCTCTTTACTCAATGGCTTTCACCTTGCagattttaaaagcattatttcTTTCTACTACATTTGAGGAAAAGATATTTTATGGATTTGTCTGAGAAGACATAGGTGGAGTTATTGAGATTATCGATAGGAGACTGAATACCCAGATACTCACAATCTTATAAATAACCAAACAGATAATACAAATGCAAACTCACATCACTCTGTATCTGGTTAGTCACATACCTTGTTTTCTTGACCTGAATGCTGCTACTGAGTTTCTCCAGCACATATTCACCAGTGTCATGATTAATAATAAGCACACAGTCTTTCTGATAAGGCCGTTTGTTCCCCTTGAACACAGTCATTGGGGGTGTGGATCCCTATATGGCACAAAATGTATATGATCAAAACTAAACACACCagttacaaatataaaaaataaatttacaggtGACTCTACCTCATCAAATCTTCTATCAGAGACTCAAAAAGAACTCCTGGTTTCCcaggtaaaaataaaaggtaaataatatAGCAAGGACCCGTGACTGTAACTGGTTCTAAGTAATCAAGAAAggtaatataaattttttaaattactgtatgTACATTGTTCTAGGGATTCGGGAAATGTTACAAATAATAGTAAAGTGTGAAacggggggaaaaaaattaactatTACTTGTATTACACTGAGAAGAGCTAGTGAGAGATCTCTAATATTGCCTCATAATTGGAGAGTTCATGGCTTCCCTGTCATGCCAAGTAACCAGCAGAGCATCTCAAAGGGCAGCCCATTTTTCTGGTTAGCTCAGAGTAAGTACATCATGCCACTCACCTGCCTAGGCCCTTTGATCACTACCCCATTGCTCTGAGGTCAAGTAATTAAATCTTTAAACCACCTAGCTCTTCAGCCTCATCAGCACCACTCACCCATGGGCTATGCACACTCAGAGCAGAGGACAGCTGGCATTCCCTGAGAtcctgtcttttttattctatgaCTTTAACAAGGCTTCTGCCTGCAAcacctgcctcttcctctctttcaatTACTCAAACTTCAGATCTACTCAAAGGTCTTTCTTAGAGAGAAACCTACCCTGATTTTCTAAAATAAGcatatgttttcttatatttaatcCCATACCATAAACTCCACAGGCCAAAAAATGTGCTTGTTTTATTCAAGACTGTATTCTCAGTGTCTAGTAATggaccagcacacagtaggtactcaattaatatttgccaaaTATAGAGCTTAATCCTTTGTACAGAATCAAAACCTGTTTGGCTCCTCACTcatataataaaaacttaaaagagTAGGACGGACCTTAGGAACCATTTATCTAACaccttcattttatatttggaaaaGTATGCTCAAAAAGGAGAGGATGTAACCTGCCAAAGGCAACA
This window encodes:
- the EAF1 gene encoding ELL-associated factor 1, producing the protein MAPPPPLPLRTRKYLPDAGSPVALLPQRLPPTRRGGDLLPAPGGRRLESRCAAERCPGSTALQNAGAGSSSGGRTGRAPVRARGPCGAMNGTANPLLDREEHCLRLGESFEKRPRASFHTIRYDFKPASIDTSCEGELQVGKGDEVTITLPHIPGSTPPMTVFKGNKRPYQKDCVLIINHDTGEYVLEKLSSSIQVKKTRAEGSSKIQARMEQQPTRPPQPSQPPPPPPPMPFRAPTKPPVGPKTSPLKDNPSPEPQLDDIKRELRAEVDIIEQMSSSSGSSSSDSESSSGSDDDSSSSGGEDNGPTSPPQPAHQQPYNSRPALVNGTSRPQGSNQLMNTLRNDLQLSESGSDSDD